The window CCTTTTAAAACAGCCTCGTTCGCGCGCTTGGCCTCGTCATATCCGAGCTGCACTTCGCGCATATCGGTGATGAAATTTTTATCGCTAAGATAGTCTTTTATCGTAAAGGCAAACTCCAGCGGAACGTATTGTGATAGCTTGGTTATATAGCCCTGTTTGCTTTGGAAAGCTTTAGTGGCAATATCCACGCAAAAGATTGTTCCGTAAATGAGATAAATCGCCGCTAACAGCAATCTTAGGCGGCTATGCGTTTGCTTCTCATCTCTCTGCCCTGCTCTTAGCGCCGCAAAGATGCAGCCAAGTAGCACCGCTAGATATAAAATCGTTGCGGGGTTAAGAAACTGCGAAACAAACTCGCGCGTCTCTGCTGCATCGGTATGCACAAGCGCGTCGATCGCCACGACGTTGAAGCTTGAGTCGAAATTTACGATCAAAAATAAAGCCACACTCGCAATTAGCGCAATTAGCGCTAGCAACACGAACGAAACGAGCTTAAAAAATCGGCCGCCAAGCAGATAGCAGAGGTGAAAGATGAGCAAATTTATGATGAGCACCGCAGAAAAGCCTTTAAATACATGCGAAAAATGATACCCATTGATCTGATAATGTATCTTAGCCCAGCACGCAAGCAAGCATAGCGCCGTGCTAAGCCAAAACACTCTCCATATGGGACGCTCGCGAAGCGCGGCAAAAAAGCCGCGGTCGATTTTTATAAGCAAGCACGCTATAAGCCTACCCGCTTTCGTCCGCGCCATAATCCCGCCTATATTTGCTAGCGCTACATAAAATTTTTCTCTCATTTCATCTTCCTTAGCTTTACAAAGACACGATGACGCGCACTCTGCGTAGCGCGACATATTTTCGCTTTAAAATCAAGGCGCAATCTTAGCCGCTTAAAGCTTTGAGCTCGCTTACTTGCATCCTTTTTACGCTTTAAATTTTACAGCCAAATTTTAAAGATACGGAGAGTTTGGAATTGGACGACGGAATTTTAAGGCTAAATTTTAATTGAAAGCGGATCCATGAGCGAAACTACAAAACGAGGCTTTAAAAAACAGAAAGTATGAGTTAAAATCTCGGCTTTTAAAATTTTACGGCTAGACCACAAACCGTCGCAATAGATTTTAAAATTTCTAGTGCGATAGGTTTCCTTTGGATAAAATTTATGCATGAAGTGGCTGAGGTAAAATTCCAAGACGCGAGCGATGTAAAATTGTCGAAATCTAATCGTGGGCAAAATTTCGCACCGATAAAGCGAAAAAATTTTAACTAGCCCAAATCGCCTTTTGGGCAAAATTCTACGCGACGCTTAGGACTTCTACCTTACCGTCGAAAACCGCCATGCAGTGCTCATAGTGGCTAGTGCGAAGCCCATCCTTGCTTCTCGTACTCCATTTATCCTCGGCGATGACGGGAGTGCCATCCTTTTGGCAGATCATCGGCTCAATGCAAAAAACCATGCCGTTTTTGATTTTGGGGCCCGATTTTGGATTGTTACCTTCTAGATAGTTTGGGATCTCAGGCTCTTCGTGCGGGTGCTTGCCGATGCCGTGACCGCAGAAGCCGTATAGCGGTACGAAGCCGCGCGCGCGGATAAATTTCTCGATCTCGAAGCTTAGCTCTTTGAAGTGCATCCCTACCCTGATCGTTTTGATGGCAAACTCCAGCGTATCCTTGCTGCATGCGATGAGCTCCTCGTCGGCTTTTGAAATTTTACCGACAGGCAGGGTGCGTGCGCTGTCGCCGAAATATCCGTTTAGCTTCGAGCCCAAATCGACGCCTAAGATATCGCCCTCTTGCAAGATCGTCTCATCGGGGATGCCGTGGATGATGACTTCGTTT is drawn from Campylobacter sp. and contains these coding sequences:
- the map gene encoding type I methionyl aminopeptidase, whose protein sequence is MAILLKTKKDLEGLRAANRIVAQALDYAASFIKPGLSLLEVDKKIDDFITSKGAYPAFKGLYGFPNAACLSLNEVIIHGIPDETILQEGDILGVDLGSKLNGYFGDSARTLPVGKISKADEELIACSKDTLEFAIKTIRVGMHFKELSFEIEKFIRARGFVPLYGFCGHGIGKHPHEEPEIPNYLEGNNPKSGPKIKNGMVFCIEPMICQKDGTPVIAEDKWSTRSKDGLRTSHYEHCMAVFDGKVEVLSVA